A genomic region of Miscanthus floridulus cultivar M001 chromosome 3, ASM1932011v1, whole genome shotgun sequence contains the following coding sequences:
- the LOC136546342 gene encoding L10-interacting MYB domain-containing protein-like: MGDKADWGDFFLKHLIDVCKGEIEAGNRPQGLWTSTGWKNIVAKFEAKTGDKRTKIQLKNKLDNLKKEYVWFMELKNYATGLGWDAAKGTVDCPQDWWDEHLARCNNREKGLKCNHVRFRKQGPKYLDDLDLIFGKVHVTGATAACPGDISSDESDDCVAEVPKPPPKDDVKLADLKQKGKKKRKSSCTIAESKEEKSPFYRMYKNTCLKIESAADRISSASATSASPTNVVPTIGEAMKMVEECGVEEGTPLMHTATMLIMKPEFREVFSHLKTNKGRLDVLEREHEKEMRR; the protein is encoded by the exons ATGGGTGACAAGGCAGATTGGGGTGATTTCTTTTTGAAGCATTTGATTGATGTATGCAAAGGGGAGATAGAAGCTGGGAATAGGCCCCAGGGGCTTTGGACTAGCACTGGTTGGAAAAATATTGTAGCCAAGTTTGAAGCCAAAACTGGTGACAAGCGAACAAAGATACAATTGAAGAACAAATTAGATAACTTAAAAAAAGAATATGTTTGGTTCATGGAGTTAAAAAATTATGCCACCGGACTTGGATGGGATGCGGCTAAGGGAACTGTTGATTGCCCCCAGGATTGGTGGGATGAACACCTTGCT AGGTGCAATAATCGTGAAAAAGGGCTTAAATGCAATCATGTGAGGTTCAGAAAACAAGGACCGAAGTACCTTGATGATCTTGATCTGATTTTCGGCAAGGTACATGTGACTGGGGCCACTGCAGCTTGTCCTGGTGATATATCTTCGGATGAGAGTGATGATTGCGTGGCCGAGGTGCCAAAACCTCCACCTAAAGATGATGTCAAGCTGGCTGATTTGAAGCAAAAAGGGAAAAAGAAACGCAAGAGCTCCTGTACTATTGCTGAAAGCAAAGAAGAAAAGAGTCCATTTTATCGAATGTACAAAAACACATGTTTGAAGATAGAAAGTGCAGCAGATAGGATCTCTAGTGCATCTGCCACCTCAGCTTCTCCCACTAATGTTGTCCCCACTATTGGAGAGGCTATGAAGATGGTCGAAGAGTGTGGGGTGGAAGAAGGAACTCCTCTAATGCACACTGCCACCATGCTGATCATGAAGCCTGAATTTAGAGAGGTCTTCAGCCATCTGAAAACAAATAAAGGAAGACTGGATGTCCTTGAGAGAGAGCATGAGAAGGAGATGAGGCGCTAG
- the LOC136544162 gene encoding protein ALP1-like: protein MDENLEGVAQGQKRLLLLAELSQHAAIIGQMGAQYTDRYWNKGEYRETPETGLQWVMRCFSRPRYFYKMFRMSTDVFMALHELLVLNYGLTSTNNVSSIESLAMFLWIVGGPQSFSQVENRFTRSLWTVHTKFHEVLKCLRKLGKDNIKPKDATFSSEHERIKEDRFWPYFKGAIGAIDGSHVPVVVPAEDTVNHTCRHGYTSQNLLAVCDFNMRFIFAVAGWPGKYYLVDSGYPNRTGYLAPFKGSTYHIPEFRNRSGPPQGKYEVFNFNHSSLRNVIERAFGVLKEKWRILKGIPSFSTRTQKHIILACLALHNFIRDSNLHDKEFERCDADDEYLVQEDDTTPEDEIEDVENEDAMNIIRSRIADALFSVR from the exons ATGGATGAGAACCTGGAAGGTGTAGCCCAAGGACAGAAGAGATTGCTACTCCTAGCTGAGCTTTCCCAGCATGCTGCCATTATTGGTCAAATGGGTGCACAATACACTGATCGTTATTGGAACAAAGGAGAGTATAGGGAAACACCAGAAACTGGACTGCAATGGGTGATGAGGTGCTTTTCTCGTCCAAGGTACTTCTATAAGATGTTTCGAATGAGCACCGATGTCTTCATGGCACTGCATGAGTTGCTAGTCTTGAACTATGGTTTGACCTCCACTAACAATGTTTCATCCATTGAGTCATTGGCGATGTTCTTGTGGATTGTCGGAGGACCGCAGTCATTTTCACAAGTGGAAAATCGCTTCACTCGTTCACTGTGGACAGTCCACACTAAGTTTCATGAGGTGCTGAAGTGTTTGCGCAAGTTAGGTAAAGACAATATTAAGCCAAAAGATGCTACTTTTTCTTCGGAacatgaaagaatcaaagaagatCGTTTCTGGCCATACTTCAAAGGCGCTATTGGAGCAATAGACGGTTCACATGTTCCAGTGGTTGTGCCAGCTGAGGATACGGTTAATCACACATGCCGTCATGGATATACATCTCAGAATTTGCTAGCTGTTTGCGACTTTAACATGAGGTTTATCTTTGCGGTTGCTGGTTGGCCCG GGAAATATTATCTTGTGGACTCTGGATATCCAAACCGAACAGGGTATCTGGCCCCTTTCAAAGGAAGCACATACCATATTCCAGAATTTCGTAATCGTTCTGGACCACCCCAAGGGAAATATGAGGTGTTCAATTTCAATCATTCATCCCTTCGAAATGTCATTGAGCGGGCCTTTGGAGTATTGAAGGAGAAGTGGCGTATTTTGAAGGGCATACCAAGTTTCTCAACTCGTACTCAGAAGCACATCATTCTTGCTTGTTTGGCATTGCATAATTTTATTCGTGATAGCAATTTGCATGATAAGGAGTTCGAAAGATGCGATGCTGATGATGAATACTTGGTACAAGAGGATGACACGACACCGGAAGATGAGATTGAAGATGTGGAGAATGAGGATGCCATGAATATCATTCGTAGTAGAATAGCCGATGCTTTGTTTAGTGTGAGATAG